From one Marmota flaviventris isolate mMarFla1 chromosome 1, mMarFla1.hap1, whole genome shotgun sequence genomic stretch:
- the LOC114107528 gene encoding olfactory receptor 7G2-like, producing the protein MGPTNQTAVSEFLLLGLTDDPALQPLIFSLFLSMYLVTILGNLLIILVVSSDPRLHTPMYFFLCNLSFNDICLSTTTVPKMLQNIHTQDQSVTYAGCLSQACFVIIFALMENCLLAVMAYDRYVAICHPLRYTVIMNPCLCVLLVLVSLPMSMVDGLLQSLMVLRLSFCTDLEVPHFFCELAQVIKLACSDTLVDNILIYVAICIFAGVPLSGIVFSYVHIVSSVLRMPSAEGKHKAFSTCGSHLCVVSLYYGTGLGVYISSVVNDSPRKTAVASVMYSVVPQMLNPFIYSLRNRDMKKALKNLIGKLASFL; encoded by the coding sequence ATGGGACCCACAAACCAAACAGCTGTTTCAGAATTCCTTCTCCTGGGACTGACAGATgacccagccctgcagcccctcATCTTCAGcctgttcctgtccatgtacctggtcaccatcctggggaacctgctcatcatcctggtgGTCAGCTCTGACCCCcgcctccacacccccatgtacttcttcctctgtaATCTTTCCTTTAATGACATCTGCTTAAGTACCACCACAGTCCCCAAAATGCTGCAAAATATCCACACACAGGACCAGAGCGTCACTTACGCAGGCTGTCTCTCCCAAGCCTGCTTTGTCATAATTTTTGCACTCATGGAAAATTGTCTGCTTGCAGTGATGGcttatgaccgctatgtggccatttgtCACCCCCTGAGGTACACAGTCATCATGAACCCCTGCCTCTGTGTCTTGCTGGTCCTGGTCTCTCTGCCCATGAGCATGGTGGACGGCCTCCTGCAGAGTCTGATGGTGCTGCGGCTGTCCTTCTGCACAGACCTGGAGGTCCcccacttcttctgtgaactCGCTCAGGTCATCAAGCTGGCCTGTTCTGACACCCTAGTGGATAACATTCTGATTTATGTTGCAATATGCATCTTTGCTGGTGTTCCTCTCTCTGGGATCGTTTTCTCTTACGTTCACATTGTGTCCTCTGTCTTGAGAATGCCATCAGCAGAAGGAAAGCACAAAGCCTtttccacctgtgggtctcacctgtGTGTTGTTTCTTTGTACTATGGGACAGGTTTGGGGGTGTACATTAGTTCTGTGGTTAATGACTCTCCCAGGAAGACTGCAGTGGCTTCAGTGATGTACTCTGTGGTCCCTCAGATGCTGAATCCCTTTATCTACAGCTTGAGGAACAGGGACATGAAGAAGGCCTTGAAGAACCTCATAGGAAAACTGGCTTCTTTTCTATGA